From Micromonospora rhizosphaerae, the proteins below share one genomic window:
- the fdh gene encoding formate dehydrogenase, with product MGVRTWIEGWPVYRQLTGTDPLGRGAAAQSARSAALTARTETADSMARSVCPYCAVGCGQKVYVKDDQVIQIEGDPDSPISRGRLCPKGSASKSLVTSPLRQTKVRYRRPYGTEWEDLDLDVALDMIADRVLAARDATWEDVDDEGRPLNRTLGISSLGGATLDNEENYLIKKLFTAMGALQIENQARIUHSATVPGLGTSFGRGGATGFQQDLTNSDCVIIQGSNMAEAHPVGFQWVMEAKRRGAKVFHVDPRFTRTSALADTYLPIRAGTDIALLGGVVRYILENELDFREYLLAYTNAATIVSEKFLDTEDLDGIFSGFKPNNASYNQVTWQYEGYDQRGALPDTETGRETAAGLQHESHGPPIRGQAERDETLRHPRCVYQILKRHFARYTSEMVERVCGIPQEKFLELARAWTENSGRERTSVLVYSVGWTQHSVGVQYIRTGAIIQLLLGNMGRPGGGILALRGHASIQGSTDIPTLFNLLPGYLPMPHHADHLTFGDWIASITHPGQKGFWGNAKAYGVNLLKAYWGEAATAENDFCYGYLPRMTGDHGAYQQVLNMIDGKVKGSFLLGQNPAVGAAHGKAHRLGMANVDWLVVRDLFMIESATFWKNSPEVATGEIVPEECRTEVFFLPAASHVEKEGTFTQTQRLLQWREKALDPPGDCRSELWFFYHLGRLVRERVAGSTRPRDRALLDLAWDYPTHGPEAEPSAEAVLREINGFEVATGRPLSVYTEMKDDGSTAGGCWIYCGVFADGVNQAARRKPGSEQTWVAPEWGWAWPANRRILYNRASADPEGRPWSERKKYVWWDADKGEWTGYDVPDFEKTKPPSYRPARGAVGVEALAGDDPFIMQGDGKGWLYAPAGVLDGPLPTHYEPVESPVRNPLYGQQANPTRKVYTHPVNSLNPSPPEPHSEVFPYVFTISRLTEHHTAGGMSRFVRTLSELQPEMFVEVSPDLAAERRLTHLAWAHMISTRAAIEARVLVTDRLTPLRVENRIIHQIVLPFHWGYEGLTRGDSANDLFGMTLDPNVLIQEGKVGTCDIRPGRRPTGRDLLDLVADYRRRSGSLAPHYPPLLTTKAVQGSSDREP from the coding sequence ATGGGTGTGCGCACTTGGATCGAGGGTTGGCCGGTCTACCGGCAGCTCACCGGCACGGACCCGCTCGGCCGGGGCGCAGCGGCGCAGTCGGCCCGGTCGGCGGCGCTGACTGCGCGTACCGAGACCGCAGACAGCATGGCCCGCTCGGTCTGCCCGTACTGCGCGGTGGGCTGCGGCCAGAAGGTCTACGTCAAGGACGACCAGGTCATCCAGATCGAGGGTGACCCGGACAGCCCGATCTCGCGGGGTCGGCTCTGCCCGAAGGGCTCGGCGAGCAAGAGCCTGGTGACCAGCCCGCTGCGCCAGACCAAGGTCCGTTACCGCCGGCCGTACGGCACGGAGTGGGAGGACCTGGACCTCGACGTGGCGCTCGACATGATCGCCGACCGGGTCCTCGCCGCCCGGGACGCCACCTGGGAGGACGTCGACGACGAGGGGCGGCCGCTGAACCGGACGCTGGGCATCTCCAGCCTGGGCGGGGCGACGCTGGACAACGAGGAGAACTACCTCATCAAGAAGCTGTTCACGGCGATGGGGGCACTCCAGATCGAGAACCAGGCCCGGATTTGACACTCCGCCACCGTCCCCGGTCTGGGGACCAGCTTCGGTCGCGGTGGCGCCACAGGCTTCCAGCAGGACCTCACCAACTCGGACTGCGTCATCATCCAGGGCTCGAACATGGCCGAGGCCCATCCGGTGGGTTTCCAGTGGGTGATGGAGGCCAAGCGGCGGGGGGCGAAGGTCTTCCACGTCGACCCCCGGTTCACCCGCACCAGCGCGCTGGCGGACACCTACCTGCCGATCCGGGCGGGCACGGACATCGCGCTGCTCGGTGGTGTGGTGCGCTACATCCTGGAGAACGAGCTCGACTTCCGGGAGTACCTGCTGGCCTACACCAACGCCGCGACGATCGTCAGCGAGAAGTTCCTCGACACCGAGGATCTGGACGGGATCTTCTCCGGCTTCAAGCCCAACAATGCCAGCTACAACCAGGTGACCTGGCAGTACGAGGGGTATGACCAGCGCGGTGCGCTACCCGACACCGAGACCGGTCGGGAAACCGCGGCCGGACTGCAGCACGAGTCGCACGGCCCGCCGATCAGGGGGCAGGCCGAGCGGGACGAGACGCTGCGGCATCCCCGCTGCGTCTATCAGATACTCAAGCGGCACTTCGCCCGCTACACGTCGGAGATGGTGGAGCGGGTCTGCGGCATCCCGCAGGAGAAGTTCCTGGAGCTGGCCCGGGCCTGGACGGAGAACTCCGGCCGGGAGCGCACCAGCGTGCTCGTCTACTCGGTGGGCTGGACCCAGCACAGCGTTGGCGTGCAGTACATCCGCACCGGGGCGATCATCCAGCTGCTTCTGGGGAACATGGGCCGCCCGGGTGGTGGCATCCTGGCGCTGCGCGGGCACGCCAGCATCCAGGGCTCGACGGACATCCCGACGCTGTTCAACCTGCTGCCCGGCTACCTGCCCATGCCGCACCACGCCGACCACCTGACGTTCGGGGACTGGATCGCGAGCATCACGCACCCGGGCCAGAAGGGCTTCTGGGGCAACGCGAAGGCGTACGGGGTCAACCTGTTGAAGGCGTACTGGGGGGAGGCGGCGACGGCGGAGAACGATTTCTGCTACGGCTACCTGCCCCGGATGACCGGCGACCACGGGGCGTACCAGCAGGTGCTGAACATGATCGACGGCAAGGTCAAGGGCTCCTTCCTGCTCGGCCAGAACCCGGCGGTCGGCGCGGCGCACGGCAAGGCCCACCGCCTGGGCATGGCCAACGTCGACTGGCTGGTGGTCCGGGACCTGTTCATGATCGAGAGCGCGACGTTCTGGAAGAACAGCCCGGAGGTGGCCACCGGCGAGATCGTCCCGGAGGAGTGCCGCACCGAGGTCTTCTTCCTGCCCGCCGCCTCGCACGTGGAGAAGGAGGGCACCTTCACCCAGACGCAGCGGCTGCTGCAGTGGCGGGAGAAGGCCCTGGACCCGCCGGGCGACTGCCGCTCCGAACTCTGGTTCTTCTACCACCTCGGCCGCCTCGTCCGGGAACGGGTGGCGGGCTCGACCCGGCCGCGTGATCGGGCGCTGCTGGATCTCGCCTGGGACTATCCGACGCACGGCCCTGAGGCGGAGCCGAGCGCCGAGGCGGTGCTGCGCGAGATCAACGGCTTCGAGGTGGCGACCGGCCGGCCGCTGTCGGTGTACACCGAGATGAAGGACGACGGCTCCACGGCCGGCGGATGCTGGATCTACTGCGGGGTGTTCGCCGACGGCGTGAACCAGGCCGCCCGCCGCAAGCCCGGCTCGGAGCAGACCTGGGTGGCCCCGGAGTGGGGCTGGGCCTGGCCGGCCAACCGGCGCATCCTCTACAACCGCGCCTCGGCCGACCCGGAGGGCAGGCCGTGGAGCGAGCGGAAGAAGTACGTCTGGTGGGACGCCGACAAGGGGGAGTGGACCGGGTACGACGTGCCGGACTTCGAGAAGACCAAACCGCCGTCGTATCGGCCGGCCCGTGGCGCCGTGGGCGTGGAGGCGCTTGCCGGCGACGACCCGTTCATCATGCAGGGCGACGGCAAGGGCTGGCTGTACGCCCCGGCCGGGGTGCTCGACGGGCCGCTGCCCACCCACTACGAGCCGGTCGAATCGCCGGTGCGCAACCCGCTCTACGGCCAGCAGGCCAACCCGACCCGCAAGGTCTACACCCACCCGGTCAACTCGCTCAACCCCAGCCCGCCGGAGCCGCACAGCGAGGTCTTCCCGTACGTCTTCACGATCAGCCGACTCACCGAGCACCACACCGCCGGCGGCATGAGCCGCTTCGTCCGTACCCTGTCGGAGCTGCAGCCGGAGATGTTCGTCGAGGTGTCGCCGGATCTGGCGGCCGAACGGCGGCTGACCCACCTGGCGTGGGCCCACATGATCAGCACGCGCGCGGCCATCGAGGCGCGCGTGCTGGTGACCGACCGGCTCACCCCGCTGCGGGTAGAGAACCGGATCATCCACCAGATCGTGCTGCCCTTCCATTGGGGATATGAGGGCCTCACCCGCGGCGACTCGGCCAACGATCTGTTCGGGATGACCCTCGACCCCAACGTCCTGATCCAGGAGGGCAAGGTCGGCACCTGCGACATCCGGCCCGGCCGGCGGCCGACGGGCCGGGACCTTCTGGACCTCGTCGCCGACTACCGGCGGCGTTCGGGGAGCCTCGCCCCCCACTACCCGCCGCTCCTCACGACCAAAGCCGTGCAAGGCAGCAGCGACCGGGAGCCCTGA
- a CDS encoding VOC family protein: MSDSSTQGIKTVLHPVSDLATAKAVYTALLGVPPQTDASYYVGFEAAGQHIGLVPGGGPQGMTSPVTYWHVPDIEAKLTEVTAAGATVKEPAHDVGGGRLMATVTDPDGNVLGLLQDR; the protein is encoded by the coding sequence ATGAGCGACTCTTCCACCCAGGGAATCAAGACTGTGCTGCATCCCGTGTCCGACCTGGCGACGGCAAAGGCTGTGTACACCGCCCTGCTCGGCGTACCGCCGCAGACCGACGCGTCCTACTACGTCGGCTTCGAGGCCGCGGGCCAGCACATCGGGCTGGTGCCGGGTGGTGGGCCGCAGGGCATGACCTCACCGGTGACCTACTGGCACGTGCCGGACATCGAGGCGAAGCTGACCGAGGTGACCGCCGCGGGTGCCACCGTGAAGGAGCCTGCGCACGACGTCGGTGGCGGCCGCCTGATGGCCACGGTCACCGACCCCGATGGCAACGTCCTCGGGCTGCTTCAGGACCGATGA
- a CDS encoding ATP-binding cassette domain-containing protein, with translation MSMATRTDTQSPALHVADSHDLIRVHGARENNLKDVSIEIPKRRLTVFTGVSGSGKSSLVFNTIAAESQRLINETYSTFVQGFMPTLARPEVDVLEGLTTAIIVDQERMGANPRSTVGTATDAHAMLRILFSRLGQPHIGSPQAFSFNVASISGAGAVTKADGTKERRSFSITGGMCPRCEGMGRVSDIDLTQLYDDSKSLNEGALTIPGYSMDGWYGRIFTGCGFFDPDKPIRKFTKKELHDLLYKEPTKIKVEGINLTYEGLIPRIQKSMLSKDKEALQPHIRAFVDRAVTFTTCPECDGTRLSEAARSSKIKGINIADACAMQISDLAGWIRDVDEPSVAPLLGALRHTLDSFVEIGLGYLSLDRSSGTLSGGEAQRTKMIRHLGSSLTDVTYVFDEPTIGLHPHDIQRMNDLLLRLRDKGNTVLVVEHKPESIAIADHVVDLGPGAGTAGGEVVFEGTVDGLRGSGTLTGRHLDDRASLKPSVRTPSGVLEVRGANTHNLRDVDVDIPLGVLVVVTGVAGSGKSSLIHGSVSGRDGVVSVDQAAIKGSRRSNPATYTGLLDPIRKAFAKANGVKPALFSANSEGACPNCNGAGVIYTDLAMMAGVATVCEECEGRRFQASVLEYTFGGRDIAEVLAMSVAEAEEFFGAGEARTPAAHKILQRMADVGLGYVSLGQPLTTLSGGERQRLKLATHMDEKGGVYVLDEPTTGLHLADVEQLLGLLDRLVDSGKSVIVIEHHQAVMAHADWIIDLGPGAGHDGGRVVFEGAPADLVAARSTLTGEHLAAYVGRSD, from the coding sequence ATGAGCATGGCCACGAGGACGGACACACAGTCGCCTGCGCTGCACGTTGCCGACAGCCACGATCTGATCCGCGTGCACGGCGCGCGGGAGAACAACCTCAAGGACGTCAGCATCGAGATCCCGAAGCGCCGGCTGACGGTGTTCACCGGCGTCTCCGGCTCGGGCAAGAGCTCGCTCGTGTTCAACACGATCGCCGCAGAGTCGCAGCGGCTGATCAACGAGACCTACAGCACCTTCGTGCAGGGCTTCATGCCGACGCTGGCGCGGCCCGAGGTCGACGTACTCGAAGGGCTGACGACCGCGATCATCGTCGACCAGGAGCGGATGGGCGCCAACCCCCGCTCCACGGTCGGCACCGCCACCGACGCGCACGCGATGTTGCGCATCCTGTTCAGCCGGCTCGGTCAGCCGCACATCGGCTCGCCCCAGGCCTTCTCCTTCAACGTGGCCTCGATCAGCGGTGCAGGGGCGGTCACGAAGGCAGACGGCACCAAGGAGCGGCGCTCCTTCAGCATCACCGGCGGCATGTGCCCGCGCTGCGAGGGCATGGGCCGGGTCTCCGACATCGACCTGACCCAGCTGTACGACGACAGCAAGTCACTCAACGAGGGCGCGCTCACCATCCCCGGCTACAGCATGGACGGCTGGTACGGCCGGATCTTCACCGGCTGCGGCTTCTTCGACCCGGACAAGCCGATCCGGAAGTTCACCAAGAAGGAGCTCCACGACCTGCTCTACAAGGAGCCGACCAAGATCAAGGTCGAGGGCATCAACCTCACCTACGAGGGGCTGATCCCGAGGATCCAGAAGTCGATGCTGTCCAAGGACAAGGAGGCGCTGCAGCCGCACATCCGGGCGTTCGTGGACCGCGCGGTCACCTTCACGACCTGCCCCGAGTGCGACGGCACCCGGCTCAGCGAGGCAGCCCGGTCGTCGAAGATCAAGGGGATCAACATCGCCGACGCCTGTGCGATGCAGATCAGCGACCTGGCCGGCTGGATCCGCGACGTCGACGAGCCGTCGGTCGCTCCGCTACTCGGCGCCCTGCGGCACACCCTCGACTCGTTCGTGGAGATCGGGCTCGGCTACCTGTCGCTGGACCGGTCCTCGGGGACGCTGTCCGGCGGCGAGGCGCAGCGCACCAAGATGATCCGGCACCTCGGGTCGTCGCTGACCGACGTGACCTACGTGTTCGACGAGCCGACCATCGGGCTGCACCCGCACGACATCCAGCGGATGAACGACCTGCTGCTGCGACTGCGTGACAAGGGCAACACCGTGCTGGTCGTCGAGCACAAGCCCGAGTCGATCGCGATCGCCGACCACGTCGTCGACCTCGGCCCCGGCGCCGGCACTGCCGGTGGCGAGGTGGTGTTCGAGGGCACCGTCGACGGGCTGCGGGGGAGCGGCACGTTGACCGGGCGGCACCTGGACGACCGCGCCTCCCTGAAGCCGTCGGTGCGGACGCCGTCGGGGGTGCTGGAGGTGCGCGGCGCCAACACCCACAACCTGCGGGACGTCGACGTCGACATCCCGCTCGGCGTGCTGGTCGTCGTCACCGGGGTGGCGGGCTCGGGCAAGAGCTCCCTGATCCACGGCTCGGTGTCCGGAAGGGACGGAGTGGTGTCGGTCGACCAGGCAGCGATCAAGGGCTCGCGGCGCAGCAACCCGGCCACGTACACCGGGCTGCTCGACCCGATCCGCAAGGCGTTCGCGAAGGCCAACGGCGTGAAGCCGGCGCTGTTCAGCGCCAACTCCGAGGGCGCCTGCCCGAACTGCAACGGCGCCGGCGTGATCTACACCGACCTGGCGATGATGGCCGGGGTGGCCACCGTCTGCGAGGAGTGCGAGGGGCGGCGCTTCCAGGCGTCGGTGCTGGAGTACACGTTCGGTGGGCGCGACATCGCCGAGGTGCTGGCGATGTCGGTGGCCGAGGCGGAGGAGTTCTTCGGCGCGGGCGAGGCGCGGACGCCGGCCGCCCACAAGATCCTGCAGCGGATGGCCGACGTGGGGCTGGGTTATGTCAGCCTCGGCCAGCCGCTCACCACGCTGTCCGGCGGCGAGCGGCAGCGGCTCAAGCTGGCCACCCACATGGACGAGAAGGGCGGCGTCTACGTCCTCGACGAGCCGACCACCGGGCTCCACCTGGCCGATGTCGAGCAGCTGCTCGGCCTGCTCGACCGGCTCGTCGACAGCGGCAAGTCGGTCATCGTCATCGAGCACCACCAGGCGGTGATGGCGCACGCCGACTGGATCATCGACCTCGGCCCCGGCGCAGGCCACGACGGCGGCCGGGTCGTCTTCGAGGGCGCACCCGCCGACCTCGTCGCCGCCCGCTCCACCCTCACCGGCGAGCACCTCGCGGCCTACGTCGGCAGAAGCGATTGA
- a CDS encoding helix-turn-helix transcriptional regulator, producing the protein MTSSPAETQRLRDLALLRRVRDRIDREYAQPLDVEALARGVNMSAGHLSRQFRLAYGESPYAYLMTRRIERAMALLRRGDLSVTDVCFAVGCASLGTFSTRFTELVGVPPSTYRRDAARATAGMPPCVAKQVTRPIRNREAPAPEPHVA; encoded by the coding sequence GTGACCAGCAGTCCCGCCGAGACTCAGCGCCTGCGCGACCTCGCATTGCTGCGGCGCGTTCGCGACCGGATCGACCGGGAGTACGCGCAGCCGCTGGACGTCGAGGCGCTCGCCCGCGGCGTGAACATGTCGGCCGGGCACCTCAGCCGCCAGTTCCGGCTCGCCTACGGCGAGTCGCCGTACGCCTATCTGATGACGCGGCGCATCGAGCGCGCCATGGCGCTGTTGCGCCGTGGCGACCTCAGCGTCACCGACGTCTGTTTCGCGGTCGGCTGCGCGTCGCTGGGCACGTTCAGCACTCGCTTCACCGAGTTGGTCGGTGTGCCGCCCAGCACCTACCGGCGCGACGCGGCGCGCGCGACGGCGGGGATGCCGCCGTGTGTGGCGAAACAGGTGACCAGACCGATCAGGAATCGAGAAGCGCCCGCCCCCGAGCCGCACGTAGCGTGA
- a CDS encoding adenylyltransferase/cytidyltransferase family protein, translating into MRAVYPGSFDPFTPGHLNVVNRARDPFDEVVVLVAVNSIKHPGTDEEERAAATAADLDAWLRLRGEFASTRKDVTRRGVKRTKTILQSAVQPIHCICYPSRPA; encoded by the coding sequence GTGCGAGCCGTCTACCCCGGCAGCTTTGATCCCTTCACTCCCGGGCATTTGAATGTGGTGAACCGGGCACGCGACCCCTTCGACGAAGTGGTCGTGCTCGTCGCGGTCAACAGCATCAAGCATCCGGGCACCGACGAAGAGGAGCGAGCGGCCGCCACGGCCGCGGACCTGGACGCCTGGCTGAGGCTCCGAGGGGAGTTCGCCAGCACGCGGAAGGACGTCACGAGGCGAGGGGTGAAGCGCACCAAGACCATCCTGCAATCCGCTGTCCAGCCAATCCACTGTATTTGCTACCCATCCAGGCCGGCGTAA
- a CDS encoding HEAT repeat domain-containing protein, whose amino-acid sequence MRLDLDSVDWASLTHAYGSAEDVPGLIRDLRSSDAEVRGAAMYELYGNIYHQGTRYEASAYAVPFLLELLADPATPARHEVIQLLSCLAVGYTPYDIPASGFPIAEIRNDVAQVPEETWRRWSQAMKDWCEVVRTGQRQPLPLTKPERRLFETRHALAAYDAVRAGVPLLLTCLADPDAEVVGEAIHALAWFSEEMTSIRPRLLEIASDDQRPAQIVGAALIALGLVGGALTQPVADLLDRNLAGTDPDLRWAAAVAWAQLAGEEVPDSAIAELRGRAAIRQQDTGQTIWFASPSYVALEVLDAFAAPVAGEVRSDLVAAVLAEQPTSNWHNHFNVVLGCAFPQMESDHGRGFEELTAAQRAVVAWLIDNPHVFGSSGPQGPLRQHGLPTTHEALRAYAGLDG is encoded by the coding sequence GTGCGACTTGATCTGGACAGCGTCGACTGGGCGTCGTTGACGCACGCGTACGGAAGTGCCGAGGACGTGCCTGGCCTCATTCGTGATCTGCGGTCATCCGACGCCGAGGTCCGTGGCGCGGCAATGTACGAGCTGTACGGCAACATTTACCACCAGGGCACCCGCTACGAGGCCAGCGCATACGCGGTTCCGTTCCTGCTGGAGCTGCTGGCCGACCCCGCCACGCCCGCCCGGCACGAAGTCATTCAGCTGCTCTCCTGCCTCGCTGTCGGTTACACGCCTTACGACATACCCGCCAGCGGCTTCCCCATCGCCGAAATCCGCAACGACGTGGCCCAAGTCCCCGAGGAGACCTGGCGCCGCTGGTCGCAAGCGATGAAGGATTGGTGCGAGGTCGTTAGAACAGGGCAGAGGCAGCCGCTTCCGCTCACTAAGCCCGAGCGGCGCCTGTTCGAGACCCGGCACGCGCTCGCCGCGTACGATGCCGTCCGGGCCGGCGTCCCGCTGCTGTTGACATGCCTGGCTGACCCAGACGCCGAGGTGGTCGGGGAGGCGATCCATGCCTTGGCCTGGTTTTCGGAGGAGATGACGTCGATCCGCCCCCGCCTGCTCGAAATCGCCTCCGACGACCAGCGCCCGGCGCAGATAGTGGGAGCGGCGCTGATCGCGTTAGGACTGGTCGGCGGTGCGTTGACGCAGCCTGTAGCGGACCTGCTCGACAGGAACCTTGCAGGTACAGATCCCGACTTGAGATGGGCGGCTGCTGTGGCGTGGGCGCAGCTGGCCGGTGAAGAGGTGCCGGACTCGGCAATAGCCGAGCTACGCGGACGGGCGGCCATTCGCCAACAGGACACCGGGCAGACAATCTGGTTTGCGAGCCCCAGCTACGTGGCACTCGAAGTGCTCGACGCCTTCGCCGCACCGGTGGCCGGGGAGGTACGGTCGGACCTCGTTGCGGCGGTGCTCGCCGAGCAACCCACGTCGAACTGGCACAACCATTTCAACGTGGTGCTGGGGTGCGCGTTTCCGCAGATGGAATCGGATCACGGCCGCGGCTTCGAGGAACTGACGGCGGCACAGCGGGCGGTGGTCGCCTGGCTCATCGATAACCCGCATGTGTTCGGCTCTTCGGGGCCTCAAGGCCCGCTCCGCCAACACGGCCTGCCGACGACTCACGAGGCGCTACGCGCTTACGCCGGCCTGGATGGGTAG
- a CDS encoding pyridoxamine 5'-phosphate oxidase family protein — protein MSADPRSRAQRRRDTEHRLTHDIDVWVASASADGAPYLVPLSFDWDGEALLMATPTDSPTGRNLAATRAVRLGLGHTRDVTMIEGEVEVLEIDALPQERGDRFVAHTGFDPRALATPYRWFRISPRRIQAWREVNELPDRELMRDGRWLV, from the coding sequence ATGAGTGCCGACCCTCGCTCCCGCGCTCAGCGTCGTCGCGACACCGAGCATCGGCTCACCCACGACATCGACGTCTGGGTAGCCAGTGCCTCGGCGGACGGTGCGCCGTACCTGGTGCCGCTGTCCTTCGACTGGGACGGCGAGGCGCTGCTGATGGCCACACCGACGGACAGCCCGACCGGCAGGAACCTGGCCGCAACCCGGGCCGTTCGACTGGGGCTGGGCCACACCCGCGACGTGACCATGATCGAGGGCGAAGTCGAGGTCCTCGAGATCGACGCGCTGCCGCAGGAGCGGGGTGACCGGTTCGTCGCGCACACCGGCTTCGACCCACGTGCGCTCGCCACGCCGTACCGCTGGTTCCGCATCTCCCCGCGCCGCATCCAGGCTTGGCGCGAGGTGAACGAGCTGCCCGACCGCGAGCTGATGCGCGACGGCCGCTGGTTGGTCTGA
- a CDS encoding VOC family protein, protein MDITIHQTFLPQDDPDAALAFYRDTLGFEVRNDVGYNGMRWITVGPADQPGTSIVLHPPAATPGITDDERRTITEMMAKGTYASIILATKDLDGTFERLQASDAEVVQEPTDQPYGVRDCAFRDPAGNMVRIQQLR, encoded by the coding sequence ATGGACATCACCATTCACCAGACCTTCCTCCCACAGGACGACCCGGACGCAGCCCTGGCCTTCTATCGCGACACTCTCGGCTTCGAGGTTCGCAACGACGTCGGATACAACGGGATGCGCTGGATCACGGTCGGCCCCGCCGACCAGCCCGGCACGTCCATCGTCCTGCACCCGCCGGCCGCCACCCCCGGCATCACCGACGACGAGCGCCGCACCATCACCGAGATGATGGCCAAGGGCACCTACGCCAGCATCATCCTGGCCACCAAGGACCTCGACGGCACCTTCGAGCGGCTGCAGGCCAGCGACGCCGAGGTCGTCCAGGAGCCGACCGATCAGCCGTACGGCGTTCGCGACTGCGCCTTCCGCGATCCCGCCGGCAACATGGTCCGCATCCAGCAGCTGCGCTGA